In one window of Nocardiopsis aegyptia DNA:
- a CDS encoding HAD-IC family P-type ATPase, translating to MPESSDRPSERPSDRPGDGRHGTDGGSPPPPAASVPTLTGDRPDDGPQGPAEPWTEQGLARAAVAERIASGRTNDVPVRASRSVAQIVRGNVFTRINAMIAVLFAIIAVIGPVQDGLFAMVIVINTLIGIVQELRAKRTLDKLAIVNAARPRVVRDGATVRVAAQEIVLDEILEVGTGDQIVVDGVVTSVSGLEVDESLLTGEADPVLKRPGDTVMSGSFVVAGTGRFRATKVGRHAYAARLAEEASRFSLVRSELRSGINRILTWITYALFPIGGLLVYSQLFLGGQVALDESVAGGQVSGPLADALRGMVAALVSMIPEGLILLTSIAFAVGVIRLGRHRCLVQELPAIEGLARVDVVCTDKTGTLTEAGMRLAEIRDLGGAPDGNGAPASSPTLVLAALAGSDPDPNPSMAAIAQGCAASGGPAPDWPVTALAPFSSARKWSGASLRTPAGEEHWVLGAADVLTSDDDPAAAEAARLGAQGHRVLLLARAGARVDAEGAPGPVRPVALVVLDQRVREDAAPTLDYFAEQGVDVKIVSGDHAASVGAVGRELRLPGAERPVDARDLPGDADGLAREVESRSAFGRVTPERKRDMVRGLRDRGRTVAMTGDGVNDVLALKEADIGVAMGSGSPASRSVAQLVLLDDRFAALPRVVAEGRRVIGNIERVASLFLTKTVYTMTLATIVGLLAVAYPFFPRHATLINAVTFGIPSFFLALAPNTDLARPGFVGRTLRLAIPSGVVAGLAAVTTYLLVLGGRTVPDPADRTAVVITLCATTLWVLLLVAKPYVWWKVVLVGSMVGLLTTIMVTPLGQWFFDLDVSDPTKVLTGLAVAGVAIVAITVIRVVDDRMTAKARREADSDEPASSRASTG from the coding sequence GTGCCCGAATCATCCGACCGGCCGTCAGAGCGGCCCTCCGACCGGCCCGGCGACGGCCGCCACGGCACCGACGGCGGTTCTCCTCCCCCGCCCGCCGCGTCGGTCCCGACCCTCACCGGCGACCGGCCGGACGACGGCCCCCAGGGACCGGCCGAACCCTGGACCGAGCAGGGGCTGGCCCGCGCCGCGGTGGCCGAGCGGATCGCGAGCGGCCGCACCAACGACGTGCCGGTCCGTGCCAGCCGCAGTGTCGCCCAGATCGTGCGCGGCAACGTGTTCACGCGGATCAACGCCATGATCGCGGTGCTGTTCGCGATCATCGCCGTGATCGGCCCCGTCCAGGACGGGCTGTTCGCGATGGTCATCGTCATCAACACCCTCATCGGCATCGTGCAGGAGCTGCGCGCCAAGCGCACCCTGGACAAGCTCGCGATCGTCAACGCCGCACGCCCCCGGGTGGTGCGCGACGGCGCGACCGTGCGCGTGGCCGCGCAGGAGATCGTCCTGGACGAGATCCTGGAGGTCGGAACGGGCGACCAGATCGTCGTCGACGGCGTGGTCACCTCCGTCAGCGGTCTGGAGGTCGACGAGTCCCTGCTGACCGGAGAGGCCGACCCGGTCCTCAAGCGCCCCGGCGACACGGTGATGTCGGGCAGCTTCGTGGTGGCGGGCACGGGCCGGTTCCGGGCCACGAAGGTGGGCCGACACGCCTACGCCGCCCGTCTGGCCGAGGAGGCCAGCCGGTTCTCGCTGGTCCGCTCGGAACTGCGCTCGGGCATCAACCGCATCCTTACCTGGATCACCTACGCGCTGTTCCCGATCGGCGGCCTGCTGGTCTACAGCCAGCTGTTCCTGGGCGGCCAGGTCGCCCTGGACGAATCGGTCGCGGGCGGTCAGGTCTCCGGCCCGCTCGCCGACGCCCTGCGCGGCATGGTCGCGGCCCTGGTGTCGATGATCCCCGAAGGCCTCATCCTGCTCACCAGCATCGCCTTCGCGGTAGGCGTGATCCGCCTGGGCCGGCACCGGTGCCTGGTCCAGGAGCTCCCGGCCATCGAGGGCCTGGCCCGGGTGGACGTGGTCTGCACCGACAAGACCGGCACGCTCACCGAGGCCGGCATGCGCCTGGCCGAGATCCGCGACCTGGGCGGCGCCCCCGACGGCAACGGCGCGCCCGCCTCCTCGCCCACCCTCGTGCTGGCCGCACTGGCGGGCAGCGACCCCGACCCCAACCCGAGCATGGCCGCCATCGCCCAGGGCTGCGCGGCCTCGGGCGGGCCCGCGCCGGACTGGCCGGTCACCGCCCTGGCCCCCTTCTCCTCGGCCCGCAAGTGGAGCGGCGCGAGCCTGCGCACGCCCGCCGGCGAGGAGCACTGGGTACTGGGCGCGGCCGACGTGCTCACCTCCGACGACGACCCGGCCGCGGCCGAGGCGGCCCGCCTGGGCGCCCAGGGCCACCGCGTGCTGCTGCTCGCCAGGGCCGGCGCGCGCGTGGACGCCGAGGGCGCCCCGGGTCCCGTGCGGCCCGTCGCGCTGGTGGTCCTGGACCAGCGGGTGCGCGAGGACGCCGCGCCCACCCTGGACTACTTCGCCGAACAGGGCGTGGACGTCAAGATCGTCTCCGGCGACCACGCGGCCTCGGTCGGCGCGGTGGGGCGCGAACTCCGCCTGCCCGGGGCCGAGCGGCCCGTCGACGCCCGCGACCTGCCGGGGGACGCCGACGGCCTGGCCCGCGAGGTGGAGTCGCGGTCGGCGTTCGGGCGGGTCACCCCCGAGCGCAAGCGGGACATGGTGCGCGGACTGCGCGACCGCGGCCGCACGGTGGCGATGACGGGCGACGGCGTCAACGACGTGCTGGCGCTCAAGGAGGCCGACATCGGCGTGGCGATGGGGTCGGGCAGTCCGGCCTCGCGCTCCGTGGCCCAGCTGGTCCTCCTGGACGACCGGTTCGCCGCGCTGCCGAGGGTGGTGGCCGAGGGCCGCCGGGTCATCGGCAACATCGAGCGCGTGGCCAGCCTCTTCCTCACCAAGACCGTGTACACGATGACGCTGGCCACGATCGTGGGCCTGCTCGCGGTGGCCTACCCGTTCTTCCCCCGCCACGCGACGCTGATCAACGCGGTCACGTTCGGCATCCCGTCGTTCTTCCTGGCGCTGGCGCCCAACACCGACCTGGCCCGGCCGGGGTTCGTGGGACGGACCCTGCGCCTGGCGATCCCGTCGGGGGTGGTGGCCGGCCTGGCGGCGGTGACCACCTACCTTTTGGTGCTGGGCGGGCGGACCGTACCGGACCCGGCCGACCGCACCGCGGTGGTGATCACCCTGTGCGCGACCACGCTGTGGGTGCTGCTGCTGGTGGCCAAGCCGTACGTGTGGTGGAAGGTCGTGCTGGTCGGCTCGATGGTGGGGCTGCTGACCACCATCATGGTGACGCCTCTGGGCCAGTGGTTCTTCGACCTGGACGTCAGCGACCCGACCAAGGTCCTGACCGGCCTGGCGGTGGCGGGCGTGGCGATCGTCGCGATCACCGTGATCCGGGTGGTCGACGACCGGATGACCGCGAAGGCGCGGCGCGAGGCCGATTCTGACGAACCCGCGTCAAGCCGGGCGTCGACGGGGTGA
- a CDS encoding multidrug effflux MFS transporter — MTPQHPTGRARVGLALLLGLLSVLGPVSIDMYLPGLPAIADDLDAPASVVQLSLTACMVGLAAGQVVVGPLSDARGRRGPLLVSLALFVLSSLLCALAPTAGTLVAARFLQGFTASAGLVLSRAVVRDVFSGGDLTRFFAALTAITAVAPLIAPVVGGGILWLPLGGWRAVFVFLAVLGAAVTLVAALGLGETLPRERRVPGSVGGSLRSMGALLRDRSFFGYALVVGLLHGGSFAYVAGTPFVYQDLHGVSAQAFGVLFAVNGLAMVLGSASVGRLSDRWSERSLLRAAAVAAVASTGVVLTATLVGGPLVALAVPLFVYMAAMGATLACGFALAMHGQERRAGAASALIGAFPMVIGAVAAPLVGLDETTAVPMGAVLFGSAALALLALCTLTVARAGTGAGEQAGPGARARRTMARGRRPRGRGTGQ; from the coding sequence GTGACACCGCAGCACCCCACCGGTCGCGCCCGTGTCGGACTGGCCCTGCTCCTGGGCCTGCTGTCGGTCCTGGGGCCGGTCAGCATCGACATGTACCTGCCCGGGCTTCCCGCGATCGCCGACGACCTGGACGCGCCCGCCTCCGTCGTCCAGCTCAGCCTGACCGCGTGCATGGTGGGGCTGGCAGCGGGCCAGGTGGTCGTCGGCCCCCTCAGCGACGCGCGCGGGCGGCGGGGGCCGCTGCTGGTGTCGCTGGCCCTGTTCGTGCTCTCGTCGCTGCTGTGCGCGCTCGCGCCGACCGCCGGCACGCTGGTCGCGGCGCGCTTCCTCCAGGGCTTCACCGCCTCGGCCGGGCTCGTGCTCTCGCGCGCGGTCGTGCGCGACGTCTTCAGCGGGGGCGACCTGACCCGGTTCTTCGCCGCGCTGACGGCGATCACCGCGGTCGCGCCCCTCATCGCGCCCGTGGTCGGCGGCGGGATCCTGTGGCTGCCCCTGGGCGGGTGGCGGGCCGTGTTCGTCTTCCTCGCCGTGCTCGGCGCCGCCGTCACCCTGGTCGCCGCGCTCGGGCTGGGCGAGACCCTGCCGCGGGAGCGGCGCGTGCCGGGCAGTGTGGGCGGGTCCCTGCGGTCCATGGGCGCGCTCCTGCGCGACCGGAGCTTCTTCGGGTACGCGCTCGTGGTCGGGCTGCTGCACGGCGGGAGCTTCGCCTACGTGGCGGGGACGCCGTTCGTGTACCAGGACCTGCACGGGGTCTCGGCGCAGGCCTTCGGTGTGCTGTTCGCCGTGAACGGGCTGGCCATGGTCCTGGGCAGCGCGTCCGTGGGGCGCCTGAGCGACCGGTGGTCGGAGCGGTCGCTGCTGCGCGCGGCGGCCGTCGCGGCCGTCGCCTCCACGGGGGTCGTGCTCACAGCGACCCTGGTCGGCGGCCCGCTGGTCGCCCTGGCGGTGCCCCTGTTCGTCTACATGGCCGCGATGGGCGCCACGCTGGCCTGTGGATTCGCGTTGGCGATGCACGGTCAGGAGCGCCGGGCGGGCGCGGCCAGCGCACTGATCGGGGCGTTCCCGATGGTGATCGGCGCGGTGGCCGCTCCCCTGGTCGGACTCGACGAGACCACGGCCGTACCGATGGGCGCCGTCCTGTTCGGCTCCGCCGCCCTGGCGCTGCTGGCCCTGTGCACGCTGACCGTCGCGCGCGCCGGCACCGGTGCGGGCGAGCAGGCGGGCCCGGGTGCCCGCGCGCGGCGTACGATGGCGCGCGGACGGCGCCCACGGGGGCGCGGGACGGGACAGTAG
- a CDS encoding nucleoside deaminase has protein sequence MVDEDDVRYLRRAVGLAATALETGDEPFGSVLVSGDGAVLFEDHNHVAGGDRTRHPEFEIARWAGTRMTPAERAAATVYTSGEHCPMCSAAHGWAGLGRIVYATSSAQLTAWREGWGLPPGPVRPLAITEVVPDAVVDGPVAALAEQVRSLHARFLDRT, from the coding sequence GTGGTGGACGAGGACGACGTTCGATACCTGCGGCGCGCGGTCGGACTGGCGGCCACGGCCCTGGAGACGGGGGACGAACCGTTCGGTTCGGTCCTGGTCTCCGGCGACGGCGCGGTCCTGTTCGAGGACCACAACCACGTGGCCGGGGGCGACCGGACCCGGCACCCGGAGTTCGAGATCGCCCGCTGGGCGGGGACGCGCATGACCCCCGCCGAGCGCGCCGCGGCCACCGTGTACACCTCCGGGGAGCACTGCCCGATGTGCTCGGCGGCGCACGGGTGGGCCGGTCTGGGGCGGATCGTGTACGCGACCTCGTCCGCGCAGCTCACCGCGTGGCGCGAGGGCTGGGGCCTGCCGCCGGGGCCGGTCCGCCCGCTGGCGATCACCGAGGTCGTGCCGGACGCGGTCGTCGACGGCCCGGTCGCCGCGCTCGCCGAACAGGTCCGGAGCCTGCACGCCCGCTTCCTCGACCGCACGTGA
- a CDS encoding PP2C family protein-serine/threonine phosphatase: MSERGSIDAAVAALALAGQQSSFTDLPGLVAGEAARAGLPEVRIYLADRQERVLREVTGDGLDAHRGGADLRIDGTVAGLAYTKGEPVPIGREQRCWVPVLNGAERLGVLRVAYEEGTGVEAMRTLAAMVGLLVVDKRSNSDAYARLIRTKPMSVSAEMQWMLMPPVTFTNAKVTVSAATEPAYDNAGDSFDYALIGDRVSLAVFDAMGHDDAAGLLANLSVGVFRNHRRKGTPLADIPRVVEDALTEEFVRTRFTTAVIGELDLSTGDLHWVNCGHQPPVLIRGGKAHELECEPSHPLGMRLGLPVTVCHEQLEPGDRVVLYTDGMIEARDSQGREFGLNRFVDFVIRHDADRLPVPETLRRLIQAVMAYHSGRLDDDATVLVCEWHG, encoded by the coding sequence ATGTCCGAACGAGGTTCGATCGACGCAGCCGTGGCGGCACTGGCGCTCGCCGGCCAACAGAGCTCCTTCACCGACCTCCCCGGCCTGGTCGCCGGCGAGGCGGCGCGGGCCGGCCTGCCCGAAGTACGCATCTACCTGGCCGACCGGCAGGAGCGGGTGCTGCGCGAAGTGACCGGCGACGGACTCGACGCGCACCGCGGCGGAGCGGACCTGCGCATCGACGGCACGGTGGCGGGTCTGGCCTACACCAAGGGCGAACCCGTGCCCATCGGGCGGGAGCAGCGCTGCTGGGTCCCGGTTCTGAACGGTGCCGAGCGCCTGGGCGTGCTCCGGGTGGCCTATGAGGAGGGGACCGGCGTCGAGGCGATGCGGACCCTCGCGGCGATGGTGGGGCTGCTGGTGGTCGACAAGCGCTCCAACAGCGACGCCTATGCCCGACTGATCCGTACCAAGCCCATGTCGGTCTCGGCGGAGATGCAGTGGATGCTCATGCCCCCCGTCACCTTCACCAACGCGAAGGTGACGGTCTCGGCCGCCACGGAACCGGCCTACGACAACGCCGGGGACTCCTTCGACTACGCTCTGATCGGTGACCGGGTCAGCCTGGCGGTCTTCGACGCGATGGGTCACGACGACGCCGCCGGCCTGCTCGCCAACCTGTCGGTCGGGGTGTTCCGCAACCATCGCCGCAAGGGCACCCCGTTGGCCGATATTCCCCGGGTGGTCGAGGACGCGCTGACCGAGGAGTTCGTGCGCACCCGATTCACGACGGCGGTCATCGGCGAACTCGACCTGTCCACCGGTGATCTGCACTGGGTCAACTGCGGCCACCAGCCGCCGGTGCTCATACGGGGCGGCAAGGCCCACGAGTTGGAGTGCGAGCCCTCCCATCCCTTGGGAATGCGGTTGGGGCTGCCGGTGACGGTGTGCCACGAGCAACTGGAGCCGGGGGACCGGGTGGTGCTGTACACCGACGGCATGATCGAGGCCCGGGACTCGCAGGGCAGGGAGTTCGGACTCAACCGGTTCGTGGACTTCGTGATCCGCCATGACGCGGACCGGCTGCCCGTGCCCGAGACGCTGCGGCGCCTGATCCAGGCCGTGATGGCCTACCACTCCGGCAGGCTCGACGACGATGCCACGGTGCTGGTCTGTGAGTGGCACGGCTGA
- a CDS encoding FxsA family protein has protein sequence MPLLAVLALMALPFVEVWLMIVVGGWIGVPWTLAVLVSLTVLGVFLLRRAGTRAFRDADQAMRTGEPPRGGLLDPLMLMAGGVLLVVPGFVTAFLGLLLVTPVTRPALRWAFAGWAQRRMRRMQERMNEEFAAQGARIPGQGGPGDPFGRRPGGDPGKGGSGGSGGGRVIQGHFEPEDGTDRSQD, from the coding sequence ATGCCGCTGCTGGCCGTGTTGGCGCTGATGGCCCTTCCGTTCGTGGAAGTGTGGCTGATGATCGTCGTGGGCGGATGGATCGGGGTGCCCTGGACGCTGGCCGTCCTGGTGTCGCTGACCGTCCTGGGCGTGTTCCTCCTGCGCCGGGCCGGAACCAGGGCCTTCCGCGACGCCGACCAGGCCATGCGCACGGGTGAGCCGCCGCGCGGCGGCCTGCTCGACCCCCTCATGCTGATGGCGGGCGGTGTGCTGCTCGTCGTACCCGGCTTCGTCACCGCGTTCCTGGGGCTGCTGCTGGTCACCCCGGTCACCCGCCCCGCCCTGCGCTGGGCGTTCGCCGGCTGGGCCCAGCGCCGGATGCGCCGCATGCAGGAGCGGATGAACGAGGAGTTCGCCGCCCAGGGCGCGCGGATTCCCGGTCAGGGCGGTCCGGGGGACCCGTTCGGACGCCGCCCCGGCGGCGACCCGGGCAAGGGCGGTTCCGGCGGTTCGGGCGGCGGCCGGGTCATCCAGGGCCACTTCGAACCGGAGGACGGCACGGACCGTTCCCAGGACTGA
- the lnt gene encoding apolipoprotein N-acyltransferase yields MVAEHTEQGESPRSDRPPSSTAGEGPTAAVPPTPATVALLGHRWGRFDLLWRVLAAVGSGLAQLLALPPYGLWWLGPLSAALLAFAVAGVRMRRAAWLGALSGATLMVPLVRWQDIFGVDVWLAIAGAETVYFLPMAMGIALAVRLPGWPVWTAALWVAQEAVRARWPLGGFPWGKLAFAQPDTPFVGYAALGSSALVSFAVALTGGVLLWSVLRALSATAPARVRAASAAAGVLVAAAVLAGGVLAPSVARPAPAETVTVAMVQGNVPGVGEMSILGERMQVLRNHADGVHELAAAVRAGEEPRPDMVLLPENATDIDPFRDPEAEEIISAAARDIGVPLLWGMSRFNDDGTRYVQSVVWDPETGPGDVYVKRYLVPFGEYIPYRDFFTRFVQRLEQVSSDAVPGTEPGAIDVAGTTLAVGICFDIAFDPPVRESVAEGGQIIVVPTNNANYNFTGQTQQQLAITQLRAVEHGRSAVVVSTSGVSAVVDPDGTIAYESPEAEADVHVAEITAMEGQTLGTRLGAAPEAVLSALGLAAVLTAVIVSRRRTRD; encoded by the coding sequence GTGGTCGCCGAGCACACCGAGCAGGGCGAGTCCCCGCGCTCCGACAGACCCCCGTCGAGCACGGCGGGGGAGGGACCGACGGCCGCGGTGCCACCCACGCCCGCGACCGTGGCCCTCCTGGGCCACCGCTGGGGACGCTTCGACCTCCTCTGGCGGGTCCTGGCCGCGGTGGGTTCCGGTCTGGCCCAACTCCTGGCCCTGCCGCCCTACGGCCTGTGGTGGCTGGGGCCGCTCAGCGCCGCGCTGCTCGCCTTCGCCGTGGCCGGGGTACGGATGCGCCGCGCCGCCTGGCTGGGCGCGCTGTCCGGCGCCACGCTCATGGTGCCGCTCGTGCGGTGGCAGGACATCTTCGGCGTCGACGTGTGGCTGGCCATCGCCGGAGCCGAGACCGTCTACTTCCTCCCCATGGCGATGGGGATCGCGCTCGCCGTGCGGTTGCCCGGGTGGCCCGTGTGGACCGCCGCGCTGTGGGTCGCCCAGGAGGCCGTGCGCGCCCGCTGGCCGCTGGGCGGCTTCCCGTGGGGCAAGCTCGCCTTCGCCCAGCCCGACACCCCCTTCGTCGGCTACGCCGCCCTGGGGTCGTCCGCGCTCGTGTCCTTCGCCGTCGCCCTGACCGGCGGCGTGCTGCTGTGGTCGGTGCTGCGCGCCCTGTCCGCGACGGCTCCGGCCCGGGTACGTGCAGCCTCGGCCGCCGCCGGGGTGCTGGTCGCCGCCGCCGTGCTCGCGGGCGGGGTCCTGGCCCCCTCGGTGGCCCGTCCCGCGCCCGCCGAGACCGTCACCGTCGCCATGGTGCAGGGCAACGTGCCGGGCGTCGGGGAGATGTCGATCCTGGGCGAGCGCATGCAGGTGCTGCGCAACCACGCCGACGGCGTCCACGAACTCGCCGCCGCCGTGCGGGCGGGTGAGGAGCCGCGGCCCGACATGGTGCTGCTGCCGGAGAACGCCACCGACATCGACCCGTTCCGCGATCCCGAGGCCGAGGAGATCATCTCCGCCGCCGCCCGGGACATCGGCGTCCCCCTGCTGTGGGGGATGAGCCGGTTCAACGACGACGGCACCCGCTACGTCCAGAGCGTGGTGTGGGACCCCGAGACCGGACCCGGCGACGTCTACGTCAAGCGCTACCTCGTGCCCTTCGGGGAGTACATCCCCTACCGCGACTTCTTCACCCGGTTCGTGCAGCGCCTGGAGCAGGTCAGCTCCGACGCCGTCCCCGGCACGGAGCCCGGCGCGATCGACGTCGCGGGCACCACGCTGGCCGTGGGGATCTGCTTCGACATCGCCTTCGACCCGCCGGTGCGCGAGTCGGTCGCCGAGGGCGGCCAGATCATCGTCGTGCCCACCAACAACGCCAACTACAACTTCACCGGTCAGACCCAGCAGCAGCTCGCCATCACCCAGCTGCGCGCGGTGGAGCACGGCCGCTCGGCGGTGGTGGTCTCCACCAGCGGTGTGAGCGCGGTCGTGGACCCCGACGGCACCATCGCCTACGAGTCGCCGGAGGCCGAGGCCGACGTGCACGTCGCCGAGATCACCGCGATGGAGGGCCAGACGCTCGGGACCCGCCTCGGCGCGGCCCCCGAGGCCGTCCTGAGCGCCCTGGGGCTGGCCGCCGTGCTCACGGCCGTCATCGTCTCGCGCCGCCGGACGCGCGACTGA
- a CDS encoding ABC transporter ATP-binding protein — MAEIVLDGVDKIYGGNVKAVNDLNLKIEDGEFMVLVGPSGCGKSTALRMIAGLEEISDGTLVIGDEVVNDRPPKDRDIAMVFQNYALYPHMSVEQNLAFGLKLRKVSKAEIARRVAEAAEMLGLEPYLKRKPGALSGGQRQRVAMGRAIVREPRAFLMDEPLSNLDAKLRVQMRASLNQLHERLGVTTVYVTHDQIEAMTLGDRVAVMRDGRLQQVDTPKRLFDAPKNLFVAGFIGSPAMNFVDAEITRDGEGAVLGFADHKLPIPASVLDSRPGLREYLGRKLILGIRPSDFSDAELDGNGDPRIEVTAGVTEELGTEINVIFSVDAPPIRHEDAAALAKDAAGDEEDSADSAMPLSENKSLFTARVSPRSSVKPGQKISLSVDVSQLHFFDHESGLAIGHPDNA, encoded by the coding sequence ATGGCGGAGATCGTCCTCGACGGCGTCGACAAGATCTACGGCGGCAATGTCAAAGCCGTCAACGACCTCAACCTCAAGATCGAGGACGGCGAGTTCATGGTGCTCGTCGGCCCCTCGGGTTGCGGCAAGTCCACCGCACTGCGCATGATCGCCGGCCTGGAGGAGATCTCCGACGGCACGCTGGTCATCGGCGACGAGGTCGTCAACGACCGTCCGCCGAAGGACCGCGACATCGCGATGGTCTTCCAGAACTACGCGCTCTACCCGCACATGAGCGTCGAGCAGAACCTGGCGTTCGGCCTCAAGCTGCGCAAGGTCAGCAAGGCGGAGATCGCCCGCCGCGTGGCCGAGGCCGCCGAGATGCTGGGCCTGGAGCCCTACCTCAAGCGCAAGCCGGGCGCCCTCTCCGGTGGTCAGCGCCAGCGTGTGGCCATGGGCCGCGCCATCGTGCGCGAGCCGCGCGCCTTCCTCATGGACGAGCCGCTGTCCAACCTGGACGCGAAGCTCCGCGTGCAGATGCGCGCCAGCCTCAACCAGCTGCACGAGCGCCTGGGCGTCACCACCGTCTACGTCACCCACGACCAGATCGAGGCGATGACCCTCGGCGACCGGGTCGCGGTCATGCGCGACGGCCGCCTGCAGCAGGTCGACACCCCCAAGCGCCTGTTCGACGCGCCCAAGAACCTGTTCGTGGCCGGCTTCATCGGCTCCCCGGCGATGAACTTCGTCGACGCCGAGATCACGCGGGACGGCGAGGGCGCCGTGCTCGGCTTCGCCGACCACAAGCTGCCGATCCCGGCGAGCGTGCTGGACAGCCGTCCCGGCCTGCGCGAATACCTGGGCCGCAAGCTCATCCTGGGCATCCGCCCCTCCGACTTCAGCGACGCCGAGCTCGACGGCAACGGCGACCCGCGCATCGAGGTCACCGCCGGTGTGACCGAGGAGCTGGGCACCGAGATCAACGTCATCTTCAGTGTCGACGCCCCGCCGATCCGCCACGAGGACGCCGCCGCCCTGGCCAAGGACGCCGCGGGCGACGAGGAGGACAGCGCCGACTCCGCGATGCCGCTCAGCGAGAACAAGTCGCTGTTCACCGCGCGGGTGAGCCCCCGCAGCTCGGTCAAGCCGGGGCAGAAGATCAGCCTGTCGGTGGACGTCAGCCAGCTGCACTTCTTCGACCACGAGAGCGGTCTGGCGATCGGTCACCCCGACAACGCCTAG